Proteins from a single region of Nocardiopsis dassonvillei subsp. dassonvillei DSM 43111:
- a CDS encoding acetate/propionate family kinase: MRVLVVNAGSSSLKLGVVDGDGAVLASESLAARGGHWDPRELSRALEGVPEVDAVGHRVVHGGGEFVDPVRLDASVVERLRAWGSLAPLHQPKALEAIEAVGRVLPGCAAVACFDTAFHSGLPEVASTYAVPERWRREWGVRRYGFHGLSHAYVSRRAAELTGGERVVSAHLGSGASLAAVAGGRCVDTTMGFTPLEGVVMATRSGSVDPGLVVWLVRHGGLSVEEVQRGLERESGLLGLAGTEDMREVLERDDARARLALGVYVHRLCAGVASMAAALGGVDTLVFTGGVGEAAAPVRERVARGLGFLGVGVDGAVNAAVEGEAEVTGVGARVRTLVVPSREDVEIAAGVRRVLGGG, encoded by the coding sequence ATGCGTGTTCTGGTGGTCAACGCGGGGTCCTCCAGCCTGAAGCTGGGGGTGGTGGACGGTGACGGCGCGGTGCTGGCCTCGGAGTCGCTCGCGGCGCGTGGGGGGCACTGGGACCCGCGGGAACTGAGCCGGGCGCTGGAGGGTGTGCCCGAGGTGGACGCGGTGGGTCACCGTGTGGTGCACGGGGGCGGTGAGTTCGTCGATCCGGTGCGGTTGGACGCCTCGGTGGTGGAGCGGTTGCGGGCGTGGGGTTCGTTGGCGCCGCTGCACCAGCCCAAGGCGTTGGAGGCGATCGAGGCGGTGGGGCGGGTGTTGCCGGGGTGTGCGGCGGTGGCGTGTTTCGACACCGCCTTCCACTCCGGTCTGCCGGAGGTGGCGTCGACGTACGCGGTGCCCGAGCGGTGGCGACGGGAGTGGGGGGTGCGCCGGTACGGGTTCCACGGGCTCTCGCACGCCTATGTGTCGCGGCGGGCGGCGGAGTTGACCGGTGGTGAGCGTGTGGTGAGCGCGCATCTGGGGTCGGGTGCGTCGTTGGCGGCGGTGGCGGGCGGCCGGTGTGTGGACACCACGATGGGGTTCACCCCGTTGGAGGGGGTGGTGATGGCCACGCGTTCGGGGAGTGTGGATCCGGGGTTGGTGGTGTGGTTGGTGCGCCATGGCGGGTTGTCGGTGGAGGAGGTCCAGCGGGGGTTGGAGCGCGAGTCGGGGTTGTTGGGGCTTGCGGGGACCGAGGACATGCGTGAGGTGTTGGAGCGCGACGACGCGCGGGCGCGGTTGGCGCTGGGGGTGTACGTGCACCGGTTGTGTGCGGGTGTGGCGTCGATGGCGGCGGCGCTGGGCGGGGTGGACACGTTGGTGTTCACCGGTGGTGTGGGCGAGGCGGCGGCTCCGGTGCGTGAGCGTGTGGCGCGGGGGCTGGGTTTCTTGGGTGTGGGTGTGGATGGTGCGGTGAATGCGGCTGTGGAGGGTGAGGCGGAGGTGACGGGTGTGGGTGCGCGGGTGCGCACGTTGGTGGTGCCCTCGCGTGAGGACGTGGAGATCGCGGCGGGGGTGCGGCGGGTGCTGGGCGGGGGGTGA
- a CDS encoding phosphoketolase family protein — protein sequence MALQEDELRGVDAYWRAANYLSVGQIYLLDNPLLREELRPEHIKPRLLGHWGTTPGLNFCYAHLNRAIRDRDLEMMYVMGPGHGGPAAVANAWLEGTYSEVYRHVNQDVEGMRRLFRQFSFPGGVPSHVAPETPGSIHEGGELGYSLAHAQGAAFDNPDLVVACVVGDGEAETGPLAGSWRGNAFLDPVHDGAVLPILHLNGYKIANPTVLARIPERELLSYFEGLGYRPLLVSGEDPEYMHRRMAEAVDEALEEIARIQHRARVSGVRGRAVWPVVILRSPKGWTGPAEVDGVPVEGTWRSHQVPLGQVRSDEGHLRQLEEWMRSYRPEELFEESGAPVAEVRAQAPEGERRMSASPHANGGVLRRELVLPDFRGYAVDVGRNGTQTGEATRVLGRFLRDVIRSNPRTFRLMGPDETASNRLDAVFEASDKEWQAERLATDEHLGPGGRVMEVLSEHLCQGWLEGYLLTGRHGLFGCYEAFVHIVDSMFNQHAKWLKVSRDLPWRRPISSLNYLLTSHVWRQDHNGFTHQDPGFLDVVLNKPAEVVRVYLPPDANTLLSVADHCLRSSDYVNVVVAGKQPGLGYLSMEEAVAHCARGIGIWEWASTDGGADPDVVLACAGDVPTLEVLAAADLVRRWLPGVRVRVVNVVDLMRLLPDSDHPHGLPDAEYDALFTTDKPVVFAFHGYPWLVHRLTYRRAGHANLHVRGYRERGTTTTPFDMVMLNDLDRFHLVMDVIDRVPGLGQRSAQVRQRMVDERLRHRAHTREFGEDPAEIREWVWRY from the coding sequence ATGGCCCTGCAAGAGGACGAACTACGAGGCGTGGACGCCTACTGGCGGGCCGCGAACTACCTGTCGGTCGGGCAGATCTACCTGCTGGACAACCCGTTGCTGCGTGAGGAACTGCGGCCCGAGCACATCAAGCCGCGCCTGCTGGGGCACTGGGGCACCACCCCGGGGCTGAACTTCTGCTACGCGCACCTGAACCGGGCGATCCGTGATCGGGACCTGGAGATGATGTACGTGATGGGGCCGGGGCACGGCGGTCCGGCCGCGGTGGCCAACGCCTGGCTGGAGGGCACCTACAGCGAGGTGTACCGGCACGTGAACCAGGACGTGGAGGGGATGCGGCGGCTGTTCCGGCAGTTCTCCTTCCCCGGCGGGGTGCCCAGCCACGTGGCGCCCGAGACGCCGGGGTCGATCCACGAGGGCGGGGAGCTGGGGTACTCGCTGGCGCACGCCCAGGGCGCGGCCTTCGACAACCCCGACCTGGTGGTGGCGTGCGTGGTGGGCGACGGGGAGGCCGAGACGGGCCCCCTGGCGGGCAGTTGGCGCGGCAACGCGTTCCTGGACCCGGTGCACGACGGCGCGGTGCTGCCGATCCTGCACCTGAACGGGTACAAGATCGCCAATCCCACGGTGCTGGCGCGGATCCCCGAGCGGGAACTGCTGTCCTACTTCGAGGGGCTGGGGTACCGGCCGCTGCTGGTCAGCGGTGAGGATCCGGAGTACATGCACAGGCGGATGGCCGAGGCGGTGGACGAGGCTCTGGAGGAGATCGCGCGGATCCAGCACCGGGCGCGGGTGTCGGGTGTGCGCGGGCGCGCGGTGTGGCCGGTGGTGATCCTGCGTTCGCCCAAGGGGTGGACGGGGCCGGCGGAGGTGGACGGTGTGCCGGTGGAGGGGACGTGGCGTTCCCACCAGGTGCCGTTGGGCCAGGTGCGTTCGGACGAGGGGCACCTGAGGCAGTTGGAGGAGTGGATGCGCTCCTACCGGCCCGAGGAGTTGTTCGAGGAGTCGGGTGCCCCGGTGGCCGAGGTGCGCGCGCAGGCCCCGGAGGGCGAACGGCGGATGAGTGCGAGTCCGCACGCCAACGGCGGGGTGCTGCGTCGGGAGCTGGTGCTGCCGGACTTTCGCGGGTACGCGGTGGACGTGGGCCGGAACGGGACGCAGACCGGTGAGGCGACTCGGGTGCTGGGCCGTTTCCTGCGGGACGTGATCCGGTCCAATCCGCGCACGTTCCGGTTGATGGGGCCTGACGAGACGGCCTCCAACCGGTTGGACGCGGTGTTCGAGGCCTCGGACAAGGAGTGGCAGGCCGAGCGGCTGGCGACCGATGAGCACCTGGGGCCCGGCGGCCGGGTGATGGAGGTGCTCAGCGAGCACCTGTGCCAGGGGTGGTTGGAAGGGTACCTGTTGACCGGGCGGCACGGGCTGTTCGGCTGTTACGAGGCGTTCGTGCACATCGTGGACTCGATGTTCAACCAGCACGCGAAGTGGTTGAAGGTGTCCCGGGATCTGCCGTGGCGGCGGCCGATCTCGTCGTTGAACTACCTGTTGACCTCGCACGTGTGGCGTCAGGACCACAACGGGTTCACCCACCAGGATCCGGGGTTCCTGGACGTGGTGCTCAACAAGCCCGCGGAGGTGGTGCGCGTGTACCTGCCGCCGGACGCCAACACGCTGTTGTCGGTGGCCGACCACTGCCTGCGCTCCAGCGACTACGTGAACGTGGTGGTGGCGGGCAAGCAACCGGGGCTGGGGTACCTGTCGATGGAGGAGGCGGTGGCGCACTGCGCGCGCGGGATCGGGATCTGGGAGTGGGCCAGTACCGACGGTGGGGCGGATCCGGACGTGGTTCTGGCCTGTGCGGGTGACGTGCCCACGTTGGAGGTTTTGGCGGCCGCGGACCTGGTGCGCCGCTGGTTGCCGGGGGTGCGGGTACGGGTGGTCAACGTGGTGGACCTGATGCGGTTGCTGCCCGACAGCGATCACCCGCACGGGTTGCCCGACGCCGAGTACGACGCCCTGTTCACCACGGACAAGCCGGTGGTTTTCGCCTTCCACGGGTATCCGTGGCTGGTGCACCGGTTGACCTACCGCAGGGCGGGCCACGCGAACCTGCACGTGCGCGGATACCGGGAGCGGGGCACGACGACCACACCGTTCGACATGGTGATGCTCAACGACCTGGACCGGTTCCATCTGGTCATGGACGTGATCGACCGGGTTCCGGGACTGGGCCAGCGGTCGGCCCAGGTGCGTCAGCGGATGGTGGACGAGCGGTTGCGGCACCGCGCCCACACCCGGGAGTTCGGTGAGGATCCGGCGGAGATCCGTGAGTGGGTGTGGCGGTACTGA
- a CDS encoding acyltransferase domain-containing protein, translating to MDSVAVVERFGLGADVRLWLEEAERLPEPVRALEVPVGAEAERVLDLFALEAVDRAEVAALWPGSGSASGEWPPELWYLVGCMYRRLCADADLALGEWRDWPSLVEAEDARVRAASLWAFAARVPAQFEAHAKLGVDPAVTAATLADVGVQVARSRRMFGRLGVETAAWVAAQFRGRLYWVGGLQLEPGVLTDQGGVEWYAREEAARLGPGMGRGDLALRLHIPSGGLDPASVDDALGRARGFARAHLGFDPVVATCTSWLLDPQWEEVLGEGSNIVGFQRRFTLVGRGQPGESDVFRFVFGMPVVDVAAAGRRTRLERAVVERLESGGAWQVRTGWLRLPG from the coding sequence ATGGATAGCGTCGCGGTGGTGGAACGTTTCGGTCTGGGTGCGGATGTGCGCCTGTGGCTGGAGGAGGCGGAGCGGCTGCCGGAGCCGGTGAGGGCTCTGGAGGTTCCGGTGGGTGCTGAGGCGGAGCGGGTGTTGGACCTGTTCGCGCTGGAGGCGGTGGACCGGGCCGAGGTGGCGGCGCTCTGGCCGGGTTCGGGTTCGGCGTCGGGGGAGTGGCCGCCGGAGCTGTGGTACCTGGTGGGGTGCATGTACCGGCGTCTGTGTGCGGACGCGGACCTGGCCCTGGGGGAGTGGCGGGACTGGCCGTCGTTGGTGGAGGCCGAGGACGCGCGGGTGCGCGCGGCGTCGCTGTGGGCGTTCGCGGCGCGGGTGCCCGCGCAGTTCGAGGCGCACGCGAAGCTGGGCGTGGATCCGGCGGTGACGGCGGCGACGCTGGCCGACGTGGGCGTGCAGGTGGCGCGGTCGCGGCGGATGTTCGGCCGGTTGGGCGTGGAGACGGCGGCGTGGGTGGCGGCGCAGTTCCGGGGGCGCCTGTACTGGGTGGGCGGGTTGCAGCTGGAGCCGGGGGTGCTGACTGACCAGGGCGGTGTGGAGTGGTACGCCCGGGAGGAGGCGGCGCGGCTGGGCCCGGGGATGGGTCGCGGGGACTTGGCGCTGCGGTTGCACATTCCTTCGGGGGGCCTGGACCCGGCGTCGGTGGACGACGCGCTGGGGCGGGCGCGGGGGTTCGCGCGGGCGCACCTGGGGTTCGATCCGGTGGTGGCCACGTGTACGTCGTGGTTGCTGGACCCGCAGTGGGAGGAGGTGTTGGGGGAGGGCTCCAACATCGTGGGGTTCCAGCGGCGGTTCACGCTGGTGGGGCGCGGGCAGCCGGGGGAGTCGGACGTGTTCCGGTTCGTGTTCGGGATGCCGGTGGTGGACGTGGCCGCGGCCGGTCGGCGTACGCGGTTGGAGCGTGCGGTGGTGGAGCGGTTGGAGTCGGGGGGTGCGTGGCAGGTGCGCACGGGGTGGTTGCGGCTGCCCGGATAG
- a CDS encoding AMP-binding protein, with amino-acid sequence MPVPDPEHHVRDWLATYDTPTTSVAHLLCDRHDPHATATTEIGPTLEATTLTFGELARRSRDLATGLADLGITSGDRVATLIPKGVDLTVTALAVWRLGAVLVPLLSSFAPSAINERLTDSGARLVVCDAEYRAKLVPGADRPWHIATTAAEPAHEGDHTLTGLAARAAAAPSVPDAAVGGDGPLAVVYVSGVIGPPRGVRVPVRALAAMHAYHHYGLGVHDDDVYWNTADPGAAYGLYHGLISPLLAGHNSLALRAGFFDPELTLDVLGVHGVTNLAADPTTYRTLRAATKTLPPEVMVQSLASAGEPLAPDVIDWVTDVFGVPVRDHYGQTELGWCVGVPNGDTGQGPADPPPGAIGPALPGWRVQILEAISDDPAPLGAYGRVAVDLERSPLAWFEGYVGQEGASQVRFTPDRAYYLTGDTGIQDRQGSLFFSTRDDGAILTYGYRIGPSEVESVLNAHPAVEECGVYSIPDELAGQVIGARVVLGAGHEATPELAEELKGWVGERFAAHAAPRVVDFVEELPRTASGKMRRARLR; translated from the coding sequence ATGCCCGTGCCCGACCCGGAGCACCACGTCCGCGACTGGCTCGCCACTTACGACACACCCACCACATCGGTGGCCCACCTCCTCTGCGACCGCCACGACCCCCACGCCACCGCCACCACCGAGATCGGCCCCACCCTGGAGGCCACCACCCTCACCTTCGGCGAACTCGCCCGGCGCTCCCGCGACCTGGCCACCGGTCTGGCCGACCTGGGCATCACCAGCGGGGACCGCGTCGCCACCCTCATCCCCAAGGGCGTGGACCTGACCGTCACCGCCCTGGCCGTGTGGCGTCTGGGCGCCGTCCTGGTCCCCCTGCTCTCCTCCTTCGCCCCCTCGGCCATCAACGAGCGCCTCACCGACTCCGGCGCCCGCCTGGTGGTGTGCGACGCCGAGTACCGCGCCAAGCTCGTCCCCGGCGCCGACCGCCCCTGGCACATCGCCACCACCGCCGCCGAGCCCGCCCACGAGGGCGACCACACCCTCACCGGCCTGGCCGCCCGCGCAGCCGCGGCGCCGTCCGTCCCCGACGCCGCCGTGGGCGGGGACGGCCCGCTGGCCGTCGTCTACGTCTCCGGGGTCATCGGCCCGCCCCGGGGCGTGCGGGTGCCCGTGCGCGCCCTGGCCGCCATGCACGCCTACCACCACTACGGCCTGGGCGTGCACGACGACGACGTCTACTGGAACACCGCCGACCCCGGCGCGGCCTACGGCCTCTACCACGGGCTCATCTCGCCGCTGCTGGCCGGGCACAACTCCCTGGCGCTGCGGGCCGGGTTCTTCGACCCGGAGCTGACCCTGGACGTGCTGGGCGTGCACGGCGTCACCAACCTGGCGGCCGATCCCACCACCTACCGCACGCTGCGCGCGGCCACCAAGACCCTGCCGCCCGAGGTGATGGTGCAGAGCCTGGCCAGTGCGGGCGAGCCGCTGGCCCCCGACGTCATCGACTGGGTCACCGACGTGTTCGGCGTCCCGGTGCGCGACCACTACGGGCAGACCGAGCTGGGCTGGTGTGTGGGCGTGCCCAACGGCGACACCGGTCAGGGGCCGGCCGATCCGCCGCCGGGGGCGATCGGTCCCGCGCTGCCGGGCTGGCGGGTGCAGATCCTGGAGGCGATCTCCGACGACCCCGCTCCCCTGGGCGCCTACGGGCGTGTGGCGGTGGACCTGGAGCGCAGTCCGCTGGCCTGGTTCGAGGGCTACGTCGGTCAGGAGGGGGCCTCGCAGGTCAGGTTCACCCCCGACCGCGCCTACTACCTGACCGGGGACACCGGTATCCAGGACCGGCAGGGGTCGTTGTTCTTCTCCACCCGTGACGACGGCGCCATCTTGACCTACGGGTACCGGATCGGTCCGAGTGAGGTGGAGTCGGTGCTCAACGCCCACCCGGCGGTGGAGGAGTGCGGGGTGTACTCGATCCCCGACGAGCTCGCCGGGCAGGTGATCGGTGCGCGGGTGGTTCTGGGCGCCGGTCACGAGGCCACTCCGGAGCTGGCCGAGGAGCTCAAGGGGTGGGTGGGCGAGCGGTTCGCCGCGCACGCCGCGCCGCGGGTGGTGGACTTCGTGGAGGAGCTGCCTCGTACGGCCTCGGGCAAGATGCGCCGGGCGCGCCTGCGCTGA
- a CDS encoding 4a-hydroxytetrahydrobiopterin dehydratase produces the protein MRLTEEQIRDGLTRLTDWELDPAAPAIRRTVRLPDFPAAIALVNEIAQAAEQVDHHPDIDIRYDTLHLALSTHSEGAVTDKDMSLAARVDELIP, from the coding sequence ATGAGACTCACCGAGGAACAGATCCGCGACGGCCTGACCCGCCTCACCGACTGGGAACTGGACCCCGCCGCACCCGCCATCCGCCGCACCGTGCGCCTGCCCGACTTCCCGGCCGCCATCGCCCTGGTCAACGAGATCGCCCAGGCGGCCGAACAGGTCGACCACCACCCCGACATCGACATCCGCTACGACACCCTGCACCTGGCGCTGAGCACCCACTCCGAAGGAGCCGTCACCGACAAGGACATGTCCCTGGCCGCCCGCGTGGACGAACTCATCCCCTGA
- a CDS encoding sensor histidine kinase, translating to MPHNKRRSLRARMITLVLFPSTVLLALWAAFTALLVGDIGELRTTATFTEQVGVPVEETISALQRERRATMDAAWGTERTALYLTYSRQRTDEAVDALSRSLDAFDVQDLPEQALAFRAAVNRVDTLRARVDASSPTEIDLEETSTVYDEVIEQGLRVWDGQVERADPAQAPHLRSLTSLMRTRELLNQQDTVLAHAVATNSFPVQAHAQFAAAAGAQHYTWDRVVVEMSEEDGQDYIELESYSEVQRIYQLQESIISMPVRGGATVPVNATAWQGAAEAVDARMRDVEQGQIDRVIAFSRSQSAELRTSVLLVSVPALVAALVSSAVAVGATQRLGRRLQDLRTATLEHARVRLPEVTARLRAGGSVDVDAEVPRLRVESTDEVGQVAEAFNDAQRAAVAAAVEEAQVRAGVRNMFRNIARRTQALVHRQLGLLDALERAETDPKVLESLFRIDHFSTQMRRNAENLMLLSGDAPVRRGLAPVRLHEAVRAAASEIEDYVRVRVLAVPAVALRGEVGADTVRLLAELLENATSFSPPGTEVTVRGRAGEAGGCVLEVRDRGLGMTREQLEASNALLRDPPRFDLARMREDSQLGLFVVATIAARHGLEVTLSAGPERGACAVVAVPADALADQGAGAAEPGGDREAATARSQRLVLAGGVEERAAREDGARAAPETADAAGDEDTGDTYKGLPRRRRKGVQPSPAPAPAAPGHPGESGGREAAAERSLTEIRSMMSAFQSGSLRGRAQPLDGDGDGVRGARPGESSEG from the coding sequence ATGCCCCACAACAAGCGCCGTTCGCTTCGCGCCCGCATGATCACGCTGGTCCTGTTCCCCAGCACCGTGCTGCTGGCCCTGTGGGCCGCCTTCACCGCCCTGCTCGTCGGCGACATCGGTGAACTGCGCACCACCGCCACCTTCACCGAACAGGTCGGCGTCCCCGTCGAGGAGACCATCAGCGCGCTCCAGCGCGAACGCCGCGCCACCATGGACGCGGCCTGGGGCACCGAGCGCACCGCCCTGTACCTGACCTACTCGCGCCAGCGCACCGACGAGGCCGTGGACGCCCTCAGCCGGAGCCTGGACGCCTTCGACGTGCAGGACCTGCCCGAACAGGCCCTGGCCTTCCGCGCCGCCGTCAACCGCGTCGACACCCTGCGCGCCCGGGTGGACGCCTCCTCCCCCACCGAGATCGACCTGGAGGAGACCTCCACCGTCTACGACGAGGTCATCGAACAGGGCCTGCGCGTGTGGGACGGCCAGGTCGAGCGCGCCGACCCCGCCCAGGCCCCGCACCTGCGCTCCCTGACCTCGCTGATGCGCACCCGCGAACTCCTCAACCAGCAGGACACCGTCCTGGCCCACGCGGTGGCCACCAACTCCTTCCCCGTCCAGGCCCACGCACAGTTCGCCGCCGCGGCCGGAGCCCAGCACTACACCTGGGACCGGGTCGTGGTCGAGATGAGCGAGGAGGACGGCCAGGACTACATCGAGCTGGAGTCCTACAGCGAGGTGCAGCGCATCTACCAGCTCCAGGAGAGCATCATCTCCATGCCCGTGCGGGGCGGGGCCACCGTGCCGGTCAACGCCACCGCCTGGCAGGGCGCCGCCGAGGCCGTGGACGCGCGCATGCGCGACGTCGAACAGGGCCAGATCGACCGGGTCATCGCCTTCAGCCGCTCGCAGTCGGCCGAGCTGCGCACCAGCGTCCTGCTGGTGAGCGTGCCCGCCCTGGTGGCCGCCCTGGTCTCCTCCGCGGTCGCGGTGGGCGCCACCCAGCGCCTGGGCAGGCGCCTGCAGGACCTGCGCACGGCCACCCTGGAGCACGCCCGGGTGCGCCTGCCGGAGGTGACCGCACGGCTGCGCGCGGGCGGCAGCGTGGACGTGGACGCCGAGGTGCCGCGGCTGCGGGTGGAGAGCACCGACGAGGTCGGGCAGGTGGCCGAGGCCTTCAACGACGCCCAGCGCGCGGCCGTGGCGGCGGCGGTGGAGGAGGCGCAGGTGCGCGCGGGCGTGCGCAACATGTTCCGCAACATCGCCCGGCGCACGCAGGCGCTGGTGCACCGCCAGCTGGGGCTGTTGGACGCGCTGGAGCGCGCCGAGACCGACCCCAAGGTGCTGGAGTCGCTCTTTCGCATCGACCACTTCAGCACGCAGATGCGGCGCAACGCCGAGAACCTGATGCTGCTCAGCGGGGACGCCCCCGTGCGGCGGGGACTGGCGCCGGTGCGCCTGCACGAGGCGGTGCGGGCCGCGGCCAGCGAGATCGAGGACTACGTGCGGGTGCGGGTGCTGGCGGTGCCGGCGGTGGCGCTGCGCGGCGAGGTGGGCGCGGACACCGTGCGGCTGCTGGCGGAGCTGCTGGAGAACGCCACGTCCTTCTCGCCCCCGGGCACGGAGGTGACGGTGCGCGGCCGGGCCGGGGAGGCGGGCGGGTGCGTGCTGGAGGTGCGCGACCGGGGGCTGGGGATGACGCGGGAGCAGTTGGAGGCGTCCAACGCGCTGCTGCGCGACCCGCCGCGCTTTGATCTGGCCCGGATGCGCGAGGACTCCCAGCTGGGGTTGTTCGTGGTGGCCACCATCGCCGCGCGCCACGGCCTGGAGGTGACGCTGAGCGCCGGGCCCGAGCGCGGCGCGTGCGCGGTCGTGGCCGTTCCCGCCGACGCGCTGGCGGACCAGGGCGCGGGCGCCGCGGAGCCGGGCGGGGACCGGGAGGCCGCGACCGCGCGGTCGCAGCGGCTGGTCCTGGCGGGCGGGGTCGAGGAGCGGGCGGCGCGGGAGGACGGGGCCCGGGCCGCGCCCGAGACCGCGGACGCGGCCGGGGACGAGGACACGGGCGATACCTACAAGGGTCTGCCCCGGCGGCGGCGCAAGGGCGTGCAGCCCTCCCCCGCGCCCGCCCCGGCCGCGCCCGGGCACCCCGGGGAGTCCGGGGGCCGGGAGGCGGCGGCCGAGCGGTCGCTGACCGAGATCCGGTCGATGATGAGTGCTTTCCAGTCCGGGAGCCTGCGCGGGCGCGCACAGCCCCTGGACGGGGATGGAGACGGCGTGCGCGGTGCGCGCCCCGGTGAGAGCTCGGAAGGGTGA
- a CDS encoding roadblock/LC7 domain-containing protein produces the protein MSMTADAAAGDRTAEAVEGQSPARTLDWLLGDLVRRVAGARHALLLSADGLLLSCSDDLGREQGERLAAIASGFASLARGARGQLGAAEVRQTVVEMDNVFFFVLAAGQGASLALVAESTCDMGQAAFEVNRLVRQVGPHLSALPRRGSVRR, from the coding sequence ATGTCGATGACGGCGGACGCTGCGGCGGGAGACAGGACGGCCGAGGCGGTGGAGGGGCAGTCCCCGGCCAGGACGCTGGACTGGCTGCTGGGCGACCTGGTGCGGCGGGTGGCGGGGGCGCGGCACGCGCTGTTGCTGTCGGCGGACGGGCTGCTGCTGTCGTGCTCGGACGACCTGGGGCGCGAGCAGGGTGAGCGGCTGGCCGCGATCGCGTCCGGTTTCGCGAGCCTGGCCCGTGGCGCTCGGGGGCAACTGGGGGCCGCGGAGGTGCGTCAGACGGTGGTGGAGATGGACAACGTGTTCTTCTTCGTGCTGGCCGCCGGTCAGGGCGCGTCGCTGGCGCTGGTGGCCGAGTCCACGTGCGACATGGGCCAGGCGGCGTTCGAGGTGAACCGTCTGGTGCGCCAGGTGGGTCCGCACCTGTCGGCGCTGCCGCGGCGCGGGAGTGTGAGGAGGTGA
- a CDS encoding DUF742 domain-containing protein encodes MDAEPSGGASGREWSFESSLIRPYSLTGGRTRPSRTDFSMTSQVVAVAPAPAGEVDPELELILSLCARPVSVAEVASRSGFPLGVTRILLADLLDQGRVVVRTSDWERHRPDAETLRSVLERIRQL; translated from the coding sequence GTGGACGCTGAGCCGTCCGGTGGGGCGTCGGGACGGGAGTGGTCGTTCGAGTCGAGTCTGATCCGGCCGTACTCGTTGACGGGTGGGCGCACGCGTCCTTCGCGTACGGACTTTTCGATGACCTCGCAGGTGGTCGCGGTCGCCCCGGCTCCCGCCGGGGAGGTGGACCCGGAACTGGAGCTGATCCTGTCGCTGTGCGCGCGGCCGGTGTCGGTGGCCGAGGTGGCCTCGCGGTCGGGGTTTCCGCTGGGGGTGACGCGGATCCTGCTGGCGGACCTGTTGGACCAGGGCCGTGTGGTGGTGCGCACCTCCGACTGGGAGCGGCACCGGCCCGACGCCGAGACGCTGCGCTCGGTGCTGGAGCGCATCCGTCAGCTGTGA
- a CDS encoding GTP-binding protein, whose protein sequence is MDAEGAGPVPDTLKIVVAGGFGAGKTTLVSAVSEVESLHTEEVMTSESVGVDDLDGVEAKATTTVALDFGRITLDGSTVVYLFGTPGQRRFSFMWEELTEGALGTVVLADTRRLADSFDAIDFFESRGVPFVVAVNCFDGQRTHRADDVRVALDLEERVPLLLCDARDRESVKEVLVELVALVLRLELSGA, encoded by the coding sequence ATGGACGCTGAGGGTGCGGGGCCGGTTCCCGACACCCTCAAGATCGTGGTCGCGGGGGGATTCGGGGCGGGTAAGACCACCCTGGTCTCGGCGGTGAGCGAGGTGGAGTCGCTGCACACCGAGGAGGTCATGACCTCCGAGAGTGTGGGCGTGGACGATCTGGACGGGGTGGAGGCCAAGGCGACCACGACGGTGGCCCTGGACTTCGGCCGGATCACGCTGGACGGGTCGACGGTGGTGTACCTGTTCGGTACGCCGGGTCAGCGGCGGTTCTCGTTCATGTGGGAGGAGTTGACCGAGGGCGCTCTGGGCACGGTGGTGTTGGCCGACACCCGGCGGTTGGCGGACTCCTTCGACGCGATCGACTTCTTCGAGTCGCGCGGGGTGCCGTTCGTGGTGGCGGTGAACTGCTTCGACGGGCAGCGCACGCACCGGGCGGACGACGTGCGGGTGGCGCTGGACCTGGAGGAGCGGGTGCCGCTGCTGCTGTGCGACGCCCGGGACCGGGAGTCGGTCAAGGAGGTATTGGTGGAGCTGGTGGCTCTGGTGTTGCGCCTGGAGCTGTCGGGCGCCTGA